The Arachis duranensis cultivar V14167 chromosome 9, aradu.V14167.gnm2.J7QH, whole genome shotgun sequence genomic sequence TCTGATTCTGTTGCGCACTCAGTGTATGAGTTCGTTGTCTGAGTTgaagagtttgacattgaacAACCTTGGTGGCACAAAAACGAGGGAGGCTGGAAGGGTAGGGTATAGGTTGCTAGCACCACTGGGTAATGAAGTTTGTCGGTTTTGACTATTTCTCCTTCTTGGGGACGAGCATGTGCGACTCATGTTCAACATCCATGAAAGAATTATGGCAGAGCAAGTGATGGAGCTTTCAGCCGAGGTTGGagatgttggtggtggtggttctgtACACTCGACTTATATACAGGACGACCGACCTCTTGCACCACCACCTATTCATGTCACCATTGCAGTGGAGGATATGGAGGTGGCTGAGGAAGACTCTGATGAAGAGTACGTTGCCGATAGTGGAGACAATGATTCTTCTGAGGGGGTGATGACGAGGAGTTTATACCGGAGATGCCCGCCAAGGTGCCTAACACGGCAAGCCCCACGCCACCAATCGTAATACTCCTGGGTCGGCCTAGTGTCAAACAGGTGCACAATGGAGATCCTGTGGCCTGAACGAAAACGGCTGCACTATCTCTCGTACCAATCGTGATGTCTGTCAGGCCACCAGACATCCTCACCCCGGCCAGTAGATGTCAGGAACCTATcagaaaaaataaatcaaatataaatatgtttattgtaattatttaaCTCTAAACTCAGTAAAACAAAGATAAATAAGACATTAGCGATACCTGTCAAGGTTGACTGGAGTGCCAGGCACCTACTGCTCTCTATTGAACTGCCATTTCACCCGGTCAACCTGGTGAAACTGCACAACATTGAAGCAGACAAGGGGAACGACTGACATCTATGTCCCTCACTCTTCCTCCTCGACGAACCAAAGACGGCACAAAGCCTGCATAGCAGGGTCATCATACGGTCTCCATACAAATTGAGAAAACCGTGACATAACTAATAATTAGCACTTATAATCGAATGCAACATAAAGGACTAAAATGAATTTGTGGTGGTGTCAAACATGGTACTAACCTCATCGAATTATAACCTATCGATTGATACTCTCTATTGCAGGACCCTGGCCTCATGCTGAtctctgctgctgctgctgcagtCCAACAAACCTGACACCaatcaaaagaataaaagaagttCATTATGCACAAGTTTGTAAGAAGTTACAAATTCATAACTAAATGAAGTTACAAACAGTTGTTACCTCGCAGCCATATGATACATGTAGATCACTCGCTCCGGTGGACACCACTGAGAAAATCTTTGGTATATCCAGGATATCAACAACGGAGTGCAGCTAACGATGTATGTGATGCCTCGGTGTGCCGCCGAGCAAAGTGACTGATACGTCCAGGCCAGCACGGCCGAGCCTCAAGACAACGTTCAGCACTGCCCAAAGTCCTCAAGAAGTGGAAGCCAACGCAGGTGGACCAAGTTGTTCGACTTGTCCGTCATCAGATATCCTTCGATCAGTAACATGATGTAGCATCTAGCATACTGTCGGAGGGTCTCTGGATTGTCCGTAGGGGCATCTGGTGGACACGATCCTGCAGCCATACGAGCTTCAGCGTGAACGACTCCCTCCTCTGTGCCACCTGTTGTGGAGCCACCAGAGGCCTGGCACCCAACAGCCACTCCACCAACTGCCACATCTTCATCTCGTACCACCTAACAAAGTTACGGAAGCACCCCCAACAGGGTCCCCCATGTGTGCGTAGCTCTAGGTGGTACGCACTGTCCTGCACGTTGATAGTGACCTCGCCCCATGGGAGATGAAACGTGTGGGTCTCCGGACGCCATCGCTCTACAAATACCGTAATCAGGGCATTGTCAAATGTGAAATCCCTGAGAGGCACCGTGTCACCGAATCCAGTCTCCCTCAGATACAGGACGATGGCATCGGGTGGAAGAAGGGTATGACTCACTTGTCGGGGCAGTAGAAGGTGAGGCCTCTGAAGAAGAAATATATGTTCACAATTATcaacaagtaatttaaaatttttattggttCTTTTAAACTTAACGGTCCTTATaatattactaaatttttaaataggtttttatatttttttattaaatttctacactgtctttaattttgtaattagatattttcggtataaaaaatattaaagttagataaatacttttttataaattatagatTTCATAATTAAGAACGTAATTAGAtatttagttatatatttttgagaaaaatattattctattagttttaatatatttgatattaaaaaattctaattataaaattaaaagaagtagaataactaaattaaaaaatataaaaaatctaacTATAAATTTGAGGaaactaaaagaaataaaatagagtTCTAAACTATTAATTATATAGTAATAACCTAACACAAGTGAAATAGATGATAGTTTCAAATTTCTACCAGTGACTTATTTCTAACTATACAAATTATATTCTAGTTCTTGACGACTATCCTAACCATGGCTACATACACACAAATATTTATATGGGATtgcataaaattcaataaaacataACTAACCGCAAAGTCAACTGCCTCGGCGTAATGTAAAGTTTCGTTCAACCTATTGATGTCTCTGTCATTACCAGCTGTGCGTGCCATCGTCGTATGTATTGATTATATGGTCAGAACGGggtaaaaaaaaggagaaagtaGTTGAAAAGTTTAAACTGGTGCCCAGTCAAATGCTGTCAACGAGTTGTATATATAGCTATCGCctctcttatctcgtttacactgtgaATGAGATAAGTTTTTACGTATCTCATTCACAGTCTAAACGAGATATACACGTGTCACGTCCAcgtgtcttatctcgtttacactataaacgagatgCATGTaaacttatctcgtttacagtataaacgagataaaagAGGGAAACAGATTTCagtaataacttttaaaaatatttaattcgataattattatatttattttatttattaaaataaaaaaatccgaACTTTTAAGATAAAGTTATcgttaaaaaaaagtaatgcaATGAGTAAAAGTGGTCcaagatttaattaaaataattttattaattgattaatttactataaataaatataataaaaatacaattaataaacataaaattagtgaattgtatttttttttctttgatttttttctatagaattatttcttttttatttctctttaatAACCTAAATTCTTTTTCTAATTCCCTCGTATCACCATTAGTTATTCCTATTTCAATATTCTTCccctttcaaattttaaattgaatggTTTTGGCTTAATAGAGATCTTTATTGATATCTTTGAATGCTACAAAGTACAAATAACtgtttatgtttattataaaagaaaaaatttaagtttttactACCCACGAGCGTAATTACCCGTGCCATGTACGTGATaagattaaatttataattttaaattatttttttaaaattaatttgaagtataataattttattaacaaaaaaataatatgttatgtattgtttgttttttttaatctagtgttaattagattaactctaaaatagttattaatcggttttaataatttacttttttcaataCATCAGACATATATATTGaatgtgatcataaataatatagtaatagttaAATTCACCAACAAATATATTGTCTGTGATCAcactataaaacaaattaaatataaaggctATTAGCACACACTTATAAATTAAATCTATAAAATCGCACTGTCTTTGATTCATGCAAGTATTTACttatcaaataaacttaaaatatgaataaaaaatatttataaaatggacctagcatcacttgaaagaatcatggaaaataatcaacttacctTATCATCAATGAGAACCATTTCTATATAAGTCATTTTGTTCTTATCAAATTTGGATGGGACTTTCCATAACTTTATAATTCTtgcctttattttttaaactttttcattACATAATCTACCATAGGTAATACTGTTGATAGAATTGTAGTTAGTATCACTtaggtatgaaaaataataaacagaagaaGTTCTATGTCTGAGGTACGAATTTTctagatgataaataattgtaacaATTCACTATTaatccttatatatatatacacacacactaATTATACACGGTAAtagttaataaatatttttaatggagatacttactcaatatatatgttatcgacattaattatatgccaatatttttaggaaagagctaaaagaggagatatataaatatatataatattattgctatatagGAAGCATACATAAATTGCTAcatttttgtattatatatattttattaacctttatgattaattcaatagagatacttactcaatatatatgttatcaacattaattatatgccaatatttttaagaaatagctaaaagaggagatatataaatatatatataatattattgctatataaGAAGTATACATAAAttgctatattttttattatattatacaacttaaaattatattatcatgttattattaattctagatacttgctataattatatcaaatttaattatgactctaaataaataaaatagataacattcaatattattttttttacattcaatatttactgtaaatataaaaagtaaaataattaataaaaaatatgagcaaaaaataaaatatattaattaaaatttaatttgttatctAATTAATCTTGTGTCCATACGATATAACTTTACGAAAATGTTATGAATCAcagctttttttattttacaaaaaaaaatactatatatagcCTTTAtagtacaaaaaataattataagaattaattattgatattgatattaatCACAATTGATTATTGATaccctaatttttttaaaatatattttacctttttaaaatataatgcaTGTACCGTGGagatcttattattattattattattatccactNNNNNNNNNNNNNNNNNNNNNNNNNNNNNNNNNNNNNNNNNNNNNNNNNNNNNNNNNNNNNNNNNNNNNNNNNNNNNNNNNNNNNNNNNNNNNNNNNNNNNNNNNNNNNNNNNNNNNNNNNNNNNNNNNNNNNNNNNNNNNNNNNNNNNNNNNNNNNNNNNNNNNNNNNNNNNNNNNNNNNNNNNNNNNNNNNNNNNNNNNNNNNNNNNNNNNNNNNNNNNNNNNNNNNNNNNNNNNNNNNNNNNNNNNNNNNNNNNTgtcttaatatatatacatatacataaataattctatacatatacataaataaaaaatatgtgaattatattttgttaaactctATGTTACCGGTTATTAAAAACATCTAAttcacatatattaattatttttttgttataattatttcgttttaaatatatgattattttttattctacaatcgtgcaataatttttttattttttatatccatATATATTTCTCAATCTCGACCCATTCATACGCATATTAACAGgttttttttctaatagtgatattttaatcttttgttttcctttttttaacgcatctttcctttttttaaatagtgatgttttaatatttctttttttttaataattacattactaatctgaaatataaaatgagaaaaaaaagtgatacatatatccaagaaaaaaataaacttaaaaatcagaaaaaaatttatattaaaaaatataaaaataatatattcaaaaagattagtcgtaatatataaattgagtcaacaatttaaatttctctaaaactaatttaatcaaggtttaattactctgcagGTGCATATAGTTTTaccgaattttcaattaggtccctatactttttttcttttcattgggtCCCTGtaccttaattttttttcaattaagtccctaCCGTCAGTATAACATTTGAGATAATAGCATattcttaataaaaaagaatattcttATCATTTAACTTGAGTGACTAGGTGAACTAATCTGAATTTTTTCTAAATACCCAAAGAACCCCTCGCATTTTATTCctaagaaaaaaaggaaaccTAAGTTGCTCTCGTCTCCTGCGTTGGTCCGTCGTCGGCGTCTATGTCTGGCATCGACTGCAACGGACGCTTGCTGGTGTACTCTCCGTCGCCTTCCCTCTGCGCTGGGCCCATCTGCGTTGTTGTTGTCGGAGGTCTTCTCCACTGTTTGTCCGGCCAAGGCGTCTCCGTCCCTCGCGGTGAAGCCCCTCGCCTGGAGTCACCGCGCCGCACCTTCCCGAGCCTCCGAGCGCCTGGCCTCCCGTCCCCGTATTGTGCCTCTGCTCCATCCCCCTGCACTCGAACTTTCTGCAAGTAGGTGACAAAAAAAAGTCTCCTTTTTCAGTTTAAAAAgttaatgtttatttttttaaatatggcaTTGGTTGATTGTTGTTGCTGTGATGGTGCTGCTTTAAATGgacttctatttttattaaatggaTTATGCTTTCAATGGGGAATTTGTGAAAGTGTGATTTGCAATAGTTTAATTTTGTGAAGATGTATAAATCGACGGTTcctttttcatgttttgggttaCGGAATTAAGCAAGATAGGAAGATGTATCGCAAGATTTGAGCTGAGGATTTATGTTATGATAGGTTCCATgttcaaataataaattgtgTTGATGGTTTCACAATCATTGCCTTGATTCTTTTCCATATTCTGGATGTATGCTGAACTGGGATGACTTCAATTCtgaacttatttttttaattatgtgcTTGAATTGAGCTACTATGACATTGGATGATGAATTTTGTTTATTCTTGAATGTTGATTGTTGTGGCTATGATGATGTTGCTTTAAATGGATtatgtttctatttttaatatctgTAGTGATAGGAGACTCAGATTTCACCATAGACATAAGAAACAAGTTGATCTGGAAAATACACCTGGACATGGATACAAGTTAGCAACATCCCAACTGATGTAGCTTAAAGCTGTTAAGCTTCCAAGGTAAGTAAGCAGTTATCATATTCATAGTGTATCTATGtatgttttattatgttttttggGAATTGATCGATATAAGTGTCTTATTGCAGTGCTTTGTCTAGGAACAAAAGGAAGGGTTGTCCTTGAAACGTTTTGTAAATTAAATGTTATTCTTAAAAAGCCTTCAAAGATTGCGAAGCCAAAGGACACAGCAAAGCCATGTCAAAATGATGCTTTTTCACCTACAAGTAATGGTGCTGCTTCCAATTCGAAACCTTGTTCACGAGAAAAGAGGACTTTAACTGTTCCAAAGGAACCAAAGTTTGTACCAAGGAGCTGTACCATCAGGAATCCTACATAGGGGACTCCTATGGGGCATTAGAGAGATTTGTTCAATATTATCATTGAATTTTTAGTGGCTTTGGTGTAATAttgaagaaaagaatgaatgtGTATTTTTGTTGTATCATCATTGATTTGTGTAATAACAAGATTCTTTACAGTACCAAAGTTACAATTATTTATGTAATACCATTGATTTGTGTTTTGTATTAAGTAAATCAACATATTGATTTGTGTAATAACAAGATTCTTTACAGTACCAAAGTTACAATTATTTATGTAATACCATTGATTTGTGTTTTGTATTAAGTAAATCAACATACCACATTCAGGatcataaatttataataaattaaactccCTCCCATTTCCTTTGAAACAATTATGAAAGAAAATTTCAGAGTTATGGTACAGTATGCTTagtattttaaaacaaacaatTCCCAATAAGATCACAATATCATAAACCAGAAATGTTTACAGGCGAATGATCAGTCTCCCATTGCGCGCCtttattcttcttttgtttgttgAGTAACTTCAGTTTCCTTTATTCTTGATTATGTTTTTAGTTTCTCATTTGCAGCCACTAGTTCAGCAGTTATGCCTGGTTTATTGGTTGAATGTCCCGCATCAGCAACAACCTACTTCATAGCATGATTCATTAGGCAGCCACTACTAGTTCAGCAGCTATGTTTGGTTCATTGGCTGAATGTCCTGCATCAGCATAGCATGATTCATTAGGCAGAATTACGATTAGAATTCAAAGTCTAGACAAAATAAATGCatcaatagtaaaatataacctAAAAAATCACTTAAATTCAAAAAGATCATGTGATGAATTACCATAAATCTATATatgagaagtaaaagtaaaataaataattaaaaataatataaaaatagcaattaaaaaaaaaagaagatagaaaagataatgTGTAGAGTAGATAAAAAATGTATTGCAATAGAAGATTAATATCTActtctacttaatatactaaaattggatTTTCCCCCAACTAATAAATGTAACGTGTCAATCCATCGTGACtccattttccctccaaaatgaatgcatttttctctattctaaattattttatgaaaaaaatctttattataattatattacaatatataattatactaatttaggaacatatctttattataattatatcaaatcaatatttaatgcattattaaactacttatcaattatcaattgaaaatatttttaacaacaaNNNNNNNNNNNNNNNNNNNNNNNNNNNNNNNNNNNNNNNNNNNNNNNNNNNNNNNNNNNNNNNNNNNNNNNNNAATAATTCAAATTATTGCATATGAAGTCAcctgaattattattataattgatataattgcTATATATATACTCTTAATTCTATGGATTATATCAATTTAACTATATcaattatattcaaattattagtcaatcattttaataaaaattcttGCTATAATTAGGTTATTCTTATATTATTATCTTATATTAATTgttgtaattaaattaatataaatatttatttagtatgtatgttatctatattaattatataccaatatttttaaaaataaattaaaaaaagagatatataaatacatataatattattgctatataaaaaatagatataaatatatatagaatgtattataaaaaaaataaagcctATATATAAGAATAACGAATAAAGCCTATATATAGGAATAATGAAAAACTCAAGTAATTATTTATTGGTTTTTATGGTTTCTATTACGCTTAATGAAAATTGAGCGATCTAAAAAGTAA encodes the following:
- the LOC107466229 gene encoding uncharacterized protein LOC107466229, encoding MSGIDCNGRLLVYSPSPSLCAGPICVVVVGGLLHCLSGQGVSVPRGEAPRLESPRRTFPSLRAPGLPSPYCASAPSPCTRTFCNDRRLRFHHRHKKQVDLENTPGHGYKLATSQLM